TTTGCAATAATATGATTCACGAGTAATGGCACATCTTCCCTTCTCTCTCTCAATGAGGGAACCTTTATTGGAAAAACATTTAATCTATAAAACAAATCTTCCCTAAAAGTTCTATCTTTTACCATTTCCTGCAGGTTTTTATTTGTTGCAGCTACTACCCTTACATCTACCTTCACCGGCCTTGTATTACCTATAGGTTCGATTTCACCCTCCTGTAAAAAACGCAAGAGTTTCGCCTGAATGTGATAAGGAAGCTCTGCAATTTCATCAAGAAAAACAGTTCCCTTTGATGCCTCTGCTATTTTTCCCTTTTTGTCTTTATCTGCCCCTGTAAACGCGCCCTTTCTATAACCAAAAAGCTCACTTTCAAAAAGGTTTTCTGGTATTGCAGAGCAGTTTATTGACACAAAAGGGTTATCTGCCCTTTTGCTTAAGCAGTGAATCTCTCTTGCAAAAAGTTCTTTACCTACACCACTTTCTCCTAGTATAAGAACAGTGGCATCAGTTGGAGCAATCTTTTTAATAAGATTTTTCACTTCTTCAATTTTATTGCTTTGGCCAATAATTTCAGGTTTTATAAATGATTTAACATAATTTTTTAAGTTAACGTTCTCGCCCTTTAATCTTTTATATTCTATAGCTTTCTTAATAACTATCAAAAACTCATCATTGTCAAAGGGTTTTGTTATATAATCAAAGGCACCTGATTTTATCGCCTTTACAGCATCGGGGATATTCCCAAAAGCAGTAATAATAATTATTGGAATAGTATCATTAATTTTTTTGATGTTTTTAAAAATTTCATAACCATTTAATCCTGGAAGCTTAATATCTATAACAACGGCATCATAATCTAAATTCTCTTTAAAAAGTTTTAGGCCTTTAAGCCCATCATCACTATAATCAACATTAATACCCTCATCTTCCAGCATAATCTGGATAATTGAGGCAAGAGATACATTATCTTCAATAAGCAAAACTTTCATAATCACTAATTATAAATATTTCAAACATTAATTTATATAATAAGCTCATAACCATATACCAATCACT
The nucleotide sequence above comes from Deferribacterota bacterium. Encoded proteins:
- a CDS encoding sigma-54 dependent transcriptional regulator gives rise to the protein MKVLLIEDNVSLASIIQIMLEDEGINVDYSDDGLKGLKLFKENLDYDAVVIDIKLPGLNGYEIFKNIKKINDTIPIIIITAFGNIPDAVKAIKSGAFDYITKPFDNDEFLIVIKKAIEYKRLKGENVNLKNYVKSFIKPEIIGQSNKIEEVKNLIKKIAPTDATVLILGESGVGKELFAREIHCLSKRADNPFVSINCSAIPENLFESELFGYRKGAFTGADKDKKGKIAEASKGTVFLDEIAELPYHIQAKLLRFLQEGEIEPIGNTRPVKVDVRVVAATNKNLQEMVKDRTFREDLFYRLNVFPIKVPSLRERREDVPLLVNHIIAKFGFKNIKMNNNAIEKLKSYDWPGNIRELENIVYRLCLLSKDKKINEHDLPVDLNSNPSNKINLSLPNDHL